Proteins encoded within one genomic window of Theobroma cacao cultivar B97-61/B2 chromosome 7, Criollo_cocoa_genome_V2, whole genome shotgun sequence:
- the LOC108662976 gene encoding probable F-box protein At4g22030, whose translation MAILKASSPFFSGCSSSASFRKTRVSALISNPNVSVSKILNDEFHRRKGLKTFEATNPLVEIKPANKEEIFNSMVLRKMYAIMDIVADRAEMHKNIGAQRDNWNWLLLNSVNGMTVTASIMAGIVAVGGGGGASFLALKLSSSLLYMAATGVLVVMNKIQPSQLAEEQRNASRLFKKLHEEMKTNIALGNPDSDDVKDAMEKVLALDKAYPLPLLGTMLDKFPSLVKPAVWWPEEKAQQEKLVRKVERNGWDEDLEEEMKEIVGVLKRKDTEEYIRLSKIVLKINKTLAICGPLLTGIAALGSALMGSSFCGSLAAILGVVFGAMAIVVNNLEHGGQIGMVFEMYRSSAGFFRLMGETIESTLGETEADERENGELFEVKVALQLGRSLSELRDLADASHPAHSSTHEEFASKLF comes from the coding sequence ATGGCTATTCTTAAGGCTTCTTCACCATTTTTCTCTGGCTGTTCTTCCTCAGCTTCCTTTAGGAAAACCAGGGTCAGTGCTCTAATTAGTAACCCAAATGTTTCAGTTTCTAAGATCCTGAATGATGAGTTCCACAGAAGAAAAGGGTTGAAAACCTTTGAAGCAACCAATCCCCTGGTAGAAATTAAGCCTGCAAACAAGGAAGAAATCTTCAATTCAATGGTGTTGCGGAAGATGTATGCTATAATGGACATTGTAGCAGATAGAGCTGAAATGCACAAGAATATTGGAGCACAGCGTGATAACTGGAACTGGCTTCTGTTGAATTCTGTCAACGGGATGACAGTCACAGCTTCCATAATGGCTGGAATTGTAGCTGttggaggaggtggaggagcATCGTTTTTGGCTCTGAAGCTATCTTCCAGTTTGCTTTACATGGCAGCAACCGGGGTTTTGGTGGTGATGAACAAGATACAGCCATCTCAGCTGGCTGAAGAACAAAGGAATGCTTCGAGATTATTTAAGAAGCTCCATGAGGAGATGAAGACAAACATTGCTCTTGGAAACCCGGATTCTGATGATGTGAAAGATGCAATGGAGAAAGTCCTGGCATTGGATAAAGCTTATCCACTTCCCTTGCTTGGTACCATGCTTGATAAGTTTCCATCACTTGTAAAGCCAGCTGTGTGGTGGCCAGAAGAGAAGGCTCAACAGGAAAAGCTGGTCAGGAAAGTAGAAAGAAACGGGTGGGATGAGGATCTTGAGGAAGAAATGAAGGAAATTGTTGGGGTTTTGAAGAGAAAAGACACTGAAGAATACATCAGGCTTAGCAAAATAGTGTTGAAAATCAATAAAACTCTAGCTATATGTGGCCCCTTGCTCACTGGCATAGCTGCACTTGGTTCTGCCTTGATGGGATCATCTTTCTGTGGCTCACTTGCTGCAATTTTGGGTGTAGTGTTCGGAGCTATGGCAATTGTTGTTAACAATTTGGAGCATGGTGGGCAGATTGGTATGGTGTTTGAGATGTATAGGAGCTCTGCTGGATTCTTCAGGCTCATGGGAGAGACCATAGAATCAACCTTGGGGGAAACAGAAGCAGATGAGAGGGAAAATGGAGAATTGTTTGAAGTGAAAGTGGCTCTTCAGCTTGGGAGAAGTTTGTCAGAGCTCAGAGACCTTGCAGATGCATCCCATCCAGCTCATTCTTCAACACATGAAGAGTTTGCAAGCAAGCTCTTTTGA